Proteins encoded within one genomic window of Deferribacter autotrophicus:
- a CDS encoding GspE/PulE family protein: MKFKNIRIGDLLISKGYLTEAQLKVALEEQKKTGKRLGEVLVELGYINEHTLLEILSEQLSIEKITLDELELNSSLKNLVPENIARKYRVIPIKVDADRLYVAMSDPSNLMAIDELSRVTRKDVIPMLISNDEFLAAFNKIYGGEDHLYKIAKDVEEQISRLSQDEELLETLAEDSSAINLVNSIIAKAINEKASDIHIEPDEDVLRVRFRIDGLLHEILTLNKMLAPTIISRIKIMANMNIAEKRIPQDGRFKIKINFKDIDFRVSTLPTNFGEKAVLRVLDRSRALLELHRIGMDTHSLEIYESLISKPYGIILISGPTGSGKTTTLYATLNKLNSIDKNIITIEDPIEYNFKLINQVQVDETAGVTFASALRSILRQDPDIIMVGEIRDKETAQISIQASLTGHLVLATIHTNDAVSSVVRLVDMGIEPYLVSSSLVGVVAQRLVRKVCLNCAVEYTPSEELLKRIDAKYQNVKFVRGEGCHECHYTGYKDRIGIYEVLKLDSTLREMISNNANTEEIKKYALQSGFRTMFDSGMKLASVGITTLEEVLRVTTIENE; encoded by the coding sequence ATGAAATTTAAAAATATCCGAATCGGTGATTTGTTAATTTCAAAAGGATATTTAACAGAAGCTCAACTTAAAGTTGCACTGGAAGAACAAAAAAAAACAGGAAAAAGATTAGGTGAAGTCCTTGTTGAGTTGGGCTATATCAATGAACACACATTGTTAGAAATCCTATCAGAACAACTTAGCATTGAAAAAATAACATTAGATGAACTTGAATTAAACAGTAGCTTAAAAAATCTTGTTCCAGAAAATATCGCAAGAAAATATAGGGTGATCCCTATAAAGGTTGATGCAGACAGGTTGTATGTCGCAATGAGTGATCCTAGCAACCTAATGGCAATAGATGAGCTTTCTAGGGTAACTCGTAAAGACGTTATCCCTATGCTTATCTCAAATGATGAATTTCTTGCTGCTTTCAACAAAATTTATGGAGGAGAAGATCACCTATATAAAATAGCTAAAGATGTTGAAGAACAAATTTCAAGATTATCTCAAGATGAAGAGCTTCTTGAAACACTTGCAGAAGATTCCTCAGCAATTAACCTTGTAAACAGTATTATTGCTAAAGCCATCAACGAAAAAGCATCTGATATACATATAGAGCCTGATGAGGATGTTCTTAGAGTTCGTTTTAGAATTGACGGGCTATTACATGAAATTTTAACCTTAAACAAAATGCTTGCACCTACTATTATTTCACGAATAAAGATTATGGCGAATATGAATATTGCAGAAAAAAGAATTCCTCAAGATGGACGTTTTAAAATAAAAATAAATTTTAAAGATATAGATTTTAGAGTATCCACATTGCCAACAAATTTTGGTGAAAAAGCAGTTTTAAGAGTTTTGGACAGAAGTAGAGCTCTCTTGGAATTACATCGCATAGGTATGGATACTCATTCACTAGAAATATATGAATCTTTAATTTCAAAACCTTATGGAATTATTTTAATATCTGGTCCTACAGGTAGTGGTAAAACTACTACACTATATGCCACATTAAACAAACTAAACTCTATCGATAAAAATATTATAACAATTGAAGATCCTATTGAATACAACTTTAAACTTATTAATCAGGTTCAAGTGGATGAAACTGCCGGTGTAACTTTTGCGTCTGCTCTCCGTTCCATTCTTCGTCAAGATCCTGATATTATTATGGTGGGTGAAATCAGGGACAAAGAAACTGCTCAAATTTCTATACAAGCATCTTTAACTGGTCATCTAGTTCTTGCAACAATACATACAAATGATGCTGTGAGTAGTGTGGTAAGGCTTGTTGATATGGGAATTGAACCATATCTTGTTTCCTCCTCTTTAGTAGGTGTAGTAGCTCAGCGTCTTGTTAGAAAAGTATGTTTAAACTGTGCAGTAGAATATACCCCAAGTGAAGAATTATTAAAAAGAATAGATGCTAAATATCAAAATGTAAAATTTGTACGTGGTGAAGGATGTCATGAATGCCATTATACAGGGTACAAAGATAGAATCGGCATATATGAAGTATTAAAACTAGATTCAACCTTGAGAGAAATGATAAGCAACAATGCAAATACTGAGGAAATTAAAAAATATGCATTGCAAAGTGGTTTTCGGACTATGTTTGATTCTGGAATGAAACTTGCCTCTGTTGGTATTACTACTTTAGAGGAAGTTTTAAGAGTTACAACAATAGAAAACGAATAA
- a CDS encoding secretin N-terminal domain-containing protein → MWVKIKSLIIILIFTSIVYAVNLEKEISVNFKGADIKDVIITLSKLSDTNVILPKNISGSVTLHLENIPLKEVFDNIARQFNLSYEMKNNIIYFYSTGIKENNIIPLVDYFYSPKNINLNDLVKILNNFKSERGKIVVDKYSGTLIITDTKESIEKIKYYISKIDVPIKQVMIEAKIVEISKTGSRELGIQWSANTNINSTNINFPNTITIGGGTTTGYMVNLPVTDPTGSLSILLGNYSGSFILDAKLQALEQEGLAKIVSQPKIVTLNNKEAKIESGFEFHYKVIGNDDTDVKSDEAKLSLTVTPQVTPDNNILLKIVVDKSELDFSRTVDGYPLKYTRKAETFVKLKDGETTVIGGLVQEKKSKSVSSVPGLSKIPLIGWLFKSKSNTNDLNDLVIFITPKILKE, encoded by the coding sequence ATGTGGGTAAAAATTAAAAGCTTAATAATAATTTTGATATTTACATCGATTGTTTATGCAGTAAATCTTGAGAAAGAAATTTCTGTCAACTTTAAGGGAGCAGATATCAAGGATGTTATTATAACTTTATCAAAACTTTCTGATACCAATGTAATTTTACCAAAAAATATAAGTGGTTCGGTTACCTTACACCTTGAAAATATACCTTTAAAAGAGGTTTTTGACAATATTGCGAGACAATTTAACCTTAGCTACGAAATGAAAAATAATATTATCTATTTCTATTCTACTGGTATTAAAGAAAATAACATCATCCCACTTGTGGATTATTTTTATTCTCCAAAAAACATAAATTTAAATGATTTGGTCAAAATATTAAATAACTTTAAAAGTGAACGAGGCAAAATTGTAGTAGATAAATATAGTGGAACATTGATAATCACTGACACTAAAGAATCCATTGAAAAAATAAAATATTATATCAGCAAAATAGATGTTCCAATCAAACAGGTAATGATTGAAGCTAAAATTGTGGAAATTTCAAAAACAGGCAGCCGTGAACTTGGAATTCAATGGTCAGCAAATACAAATATCAACTCAACAAATATAAATTTTCCAAATACCATTACCATTGGTGGTGGCACTACAACAGGATATATGGTAAATCTACCTGTAACTGACCCAACAGGTAGTTTAAGCATTCTTTTAGGAAACTACTCAGGTTCTTTTATTTTAGATGCTAAGCTACAAGCTCTAGAACAAGAAGGACTCGCAAAAATAGTTTCCCAACCAAAAATTGTAACTCTAAACAACAAAGAAGCAAAGATCGAAAGTGGTTTTGAATTTCACTACAAAGTCATAGGTAATGATGATACAGATGTAAAATCTGACGAAGCAAAACTTTCTCTCACTGTTACTCCGCAAGTTACCCCTGATAACAATATACTTTTAAAAATTGTTGTAGATAAGAGTGAACTTGATTTTTCAAGGACAGTTGATGGGTACCCACTTAAATATACACGCAAAGCCGAAACATTTGTAAAACTTAAAGATGGGGAAACAACTGTAATTGGTGGGCTTGTTCAGGAAAAGAAATCAAAAAGCGTTTCCAGTGTTCCTGGGTTGAGTAAAATCCCATTAATAGGCTGGCTATTCAAAAGCAAATCTAACACTAATGATTTAAATGATCTGGTTATATTCATCACCCCAAAAATTTTAAAGGAATAA
- a CDS encoding PilN domain-containing protein codes for MSYKKVKALNLVPQQLRYDYVKDLILRGSIAFICCLTLLIIFDYLYFSYKNSFLQKQLKQLTAYNESLLKEINSLNQYEKEYNKLKKELTNANKTKNELKLFYPCENSSLLSTIIALSSKSKDIYFNKLSYNNGQITIDGYAMSSSAFYKYYKKLEHEKDIKNVKFQFIKKTEKGRYNFKIIMEPKKINEIS; via the coding sequence ATGAGCTATAAAAAAGTTAAAGCTTTAAACCTTGTCCCTCAGCAACTTAGATATGATTATGTAAAAGATTTGATATTAAGGGGTTCAATCGCTTTTATCTGCTGTTTGACGCTTCTAATAATTTTTGATTACTTGTATTTTTCATATAAAAATAGTTTCCTTCAAAAACAGCTGAAACAATTAACTGCATATAATGAATCTCTATTAAAAGAAATAAATTCATTAAACCAATATGAAAAAGAATATAACAAATTAAAAAAAGAATTAACAAATGCTAATAAAACAAAAAATGAATTAAAGTTATTTTATCCATGTGAAAACTCATCACTTTTATCTACCATAATTGCACTTTCATCAAAATCTAAGGATATATATTTCAATAAGCTTTCATATAACAATGGCCAAATAACCATTGATGGGTATGCAATGTCCTCATCTGCATTTTATAAATATTATAAAAAACTTGAACATGAAAAAGATATAAAGAATGTCAAATTTCAATTTATTAAAAAAACAGAAAAAGGAAGATATAACTTCAAAATAATTATGGAGCCTAAAAAGATAAATGAAATCAGCTAA
- a CDS encoding AAA family ATPase: protein MSVYKEFFNFIDDPFKLTPDPDYFYCSSSHEEAINLIEYSISTRKGFMALIGEVGTGKTTLTRVLINSLENVETSLVLNPFLNSEEMLRYICSDFGIILPDKFDKGKVYELLTKFLVRLYEEGKNALVIIDEAQNLSFETMELIRQLSNIEKEDAKLLQILFVGQPEFLEVLNKHELRQLKQRISVIIQLKPLNEEDLENYVNYRIQKASKYHKILFSKEAIKLLYDLTQGNPREINKICEYALIAAYNEQNKKITKKHIEKAFKEISPTHIIHTKTFEPDHNTKKLSLTLITFLLLVFLSGIIVYFIFLQNNKPYAERKAVIYSSSVENFNIKPQLDNKTVTNDNKSDNKSVQKEKVKINLTTDNNTKATLSKNCIHFLVNQKLRKSPSLKSKSNFTIPKNSIAEIIEKRGNWAKISIDNKIGWVLIYNKYNSLINCENK, encoded by the coding sequence ATGAGCGTATATAAAGAGTTTTTCAATTTCATTGATGATCCTTTTAAATTAACGCCTGATCCTGATTATTTTTACTGCTCTTCAAGCCATGAAGAAGCAATTAATTTAATTGAATATTCCATAAGTACACGAAAAGGTTTTATGGCTCTAATTGGAGAGGTGGGCACAGGGAAAACTACCCTAACCCGAGTTTTGATTAACTCACTCGAGAATGTAGAAACATCCTTAGTTTTAAATCCCTTTTTAAATTCAGAAGAAATGCTTAGATACATTTGTAGCGACTTTGGTATTATATTACCAGATAAGTTTGATAAAGGTAAAGTGTATGAACTTTTGACCAAGTTTCTCGTGAGACTTTATGAAGAAGGTAAAAATGCTCTTGTAATAATCGATGAAGCTCAAAATCTCTCTTTTGAAACAATGGAGCTTATTAGACAGCTATCAAATATTGAAAAAGAAGACGCAAAACTTTTACAAATTCTATTTGTAGGCCAACCTGAATTCCTTGAAGTTTTAAACAAACATGAATTAAGGCAGTTAAAACAAAGGATATCAGTTATAATACAGTTAAAGCCACTTAACGAAGAAGACCTTGAAAACTACGTTAATTATAGAATTCAGAAAGCATCAAAATACCATAAAATTCTATTTTCAAAAGAGGCTATAAAACTTTTATATGATTTAACTCAAGGAAATCCAAGAGAAATAAATAAAATTTGTGAATATGCCTTAATCGCCGCTTATAACGAACAAAACAAAAAAATTACGAAAAAGCACATCGAAAAAGCCTTCAAAGAAATCTCACCCACACATATCATTCATACAAAAACCTTTGAACCAGATCACAATACAAAAAAACTATCCTTAACTTTAATTACGTTTTTACTATTAGTATTTTTATCTGGTATTATTGTTTATTTTATCTTTTTGCAAAATAATAAACCATATGCTGAAAGAAAAGCAGTAATTTATTCTTCATCAGTAGAAAATTTTAACATTAAACCTCAGCTTGATAATAAGACTGTAACAAACGACAACAAAAGCGATAATAAAAGTGTGCAAAAAGAAAAAGTTAAAATAAACCTTACAACTGACAATAATACAAAAGCTACCTTATCTAAAAATTGTATTCATTTTCTAGTAAATCAAAAACTCAGGAAATCGCCTTCTTTAAAATCAAAATCTAATTTTACAATTCCTAAAAATAGTATAGCTGAAATAATTGAGAAAAGAGGTAATTGGGCAAAAATTAGCATTGACAATAAGATAGGTTGGGTGTTAATATATAATAAATATAACTCATTAATAAATTGTGAAAATAAATGA
- a CDS encoding pilus assembly PilX N-terminal domain-containing protein yields MDKNFFVKLNNKGVSLLFAIFLLLVFSFIGVTLITILINETISSSEELLSIQAFYLAESGCEIAITDNLTDRKLSYNSNNTATINYNNFTIEIKRKIYDNVTVFECEAYTGDIKRKIRVKIKNNI; encoded by the coding sequence ATGGACAAAAATTTTTTTGTAAAATTGAACAACAAGGGAGTTTCACTTCTTTTTGCTATTTTTCTTTTACTCGTTTTTAGTTTTATCGGTGTAACACTTATAACAATTTTAATTAATGAAACTATATCAAGTTCCGAGGAATTACTTTCAATTCAGGCTTTTTATCTGGCAGAATCAGGATGCGAAATCGCTATAACTGATAATCTTACTGACAGAAAATTGAGTTATAATTCAAATAATACAGCAACCATAAATTATAATAATTTTACTATTGAAATTAAACGAAAAATATATGATAATGTTACTGTTTTTGAATGTGAAGCTTATACAGGTGATATAAAAAGAAAAATAAGGGTGAAAATTAAAAACAATATATGA
- a CDS encoding type II secretion system protein has product MEKKGFTLVELVIVIVLLGIISTLGINLLLPIFTGYTDAKIKDILYNEAKFLAERMEREMKYAIPNTFADLNGDCTFSDSDYIKYATFRDINYYEKISKDTIKLIDNGTLHVNDNITIYVTRCNQYYDGIRVYEVIDNTTNYQLNKNIKKDSPYERLFLINEDRIYKLIGTTLYWCKNDDNNCYPFGNYIKSLSFTYNPGSRWSNARIDIKMVLEKSDVSITYNHSVHVRNVP; this is encoded by the coding sequence ATGGAGAAAAAGGGTTTCACTCTGGTTGAACTTGTTATTGTAATCGTTTTATTAGGAATTATTTCTACTCTTGGTATTAATTTACTCCTACCTATATTTACAGGCTATACAGATGCAAAAATAAAAGACATTCTTTATAATGAAGCCAAGTTTTTAGCAGAAAGAATGGAAAGAGAGATGAAATATGCAATTCCCAATACATTCGCAGATTTAAATGGTGATTGCACCTTCAGTGATTCAGATTATATAAAATATGCCACATTTAGAGATATAAATTATTATGAAAAAATAAGTAAAGATACCATAAAACTAATAGATAATGGAACCTTGCATGTGAATGACAATATAACCATTTATGTAACAAGATGTAATCAATATTATGACGGAATAAGAGTTTATGAAGTAATAGATAATACAACAAATTATCAATTAAACAAAAATATAAAAAAAGACTCTCCATATGAAAGGTTATTCTTAATTAATGAAGACAGAATTTATAAACTAATCGGAACCACACTTTATTGGTGCAAAAATGATGACAATAATTGCTATCCATTTGGTAATTATATCAAATCATTAAGTTTTACTTACAACCCTGGTAGTAGATGGAGTAATGCAAGAATAGATATTAAAATGGTTTTGGAAAAGAGCGATGTAAGTATAACATATAATCATAGTGTTCATGTAAGAAATGTTCCATAA
- a CDS encoding type IV pilus modification PilV family protein has protein sequence MNKNCKKGFTLIEIVIFIVVFTIGVMGIMMLFYNVLGKTSDPTVRHKGVQIAQTVMEVIVAKKFDEDTPNGGGTIDKSLINIGSETGETISKYDDVDDYVDNCDEEKQWQPSDFGLSGNFEIYVTVYYIDIDNDGNIVKSECTTPTNYKLIKVRVHNSAINEDYTSTHIKGNF, from the coding sequence TTGAATAAAAATTGCAAAAAAGGTTTTACTTTGATCGAAATAGTGATTTTTATAGTTGTTTTCACTATAGGGGTAATGGGAATAATGATGTTATTTTATAATGTGTTAGGGAAAACCAGCGACCCAACAGTCAGACACAAAGGGGTACAGATAGCTCAAACTGTAATGGAAGTAATTGTAGCCAAAAAGTTTGATGAAGATACTCCAAATGGTGGAGGAACAATCGATAAAAGCTTGATTAATATAGGTAGTGAAACGGGGGAAACTATATCAAAATATGATGATGTGGATGATTATGTTGACAACTGCGATGAAGAAAAACAGTGGCAACCATCAGATTTTGGACTATCAGGAAATTTTGAAATCTACGTGACTGTTTATTACATAGATATTGATAACGATGGCAATATTGTTAAATCTGAATGTACCACTCCAACAAACTACAAACTTATAAAAGTGAGAGTTCATAATAGTGCCATAAATGAAGATTACACTTCAACTCATATAAAAGGTAATTTTTGA
- a CDS encoding prepilin-type N-terminal cleavage/methylation domain-containing protein, translating into MEKIIINLIIILSLLPYLFISLFHYLPTSLVFYFPTSLSSHFPISPSKKGFTLVELVIIIVLIGILAIVVAPKIEIDYFKTDADFIKLYSDIRFVQHKSMVSGGGWKITFDGANKKYTIYDNDGNIAQVPSGDNPVELKNSFSSNKNELFFDYLGRPDSDNISTNDNILTDNTTIRLGNSKIIIIPYSGGIVIE; encoded by the coding sequence ATGGAAAAAATCATCATTAATTTAATCATCATTTTAAGTCTACTTCCCTACCTTTTTATCTCTCTATTTCACTATCTCCCCACTTCCCTAGTTTTTTACTTCCCTACTTCACTATCTTCCCATTTCCCCATTTCCCCCTCAAAAAAAGGTTTTACCCTTGTTGAGCTTGTGATTATCATCGTTTTAATTGGAATTTTGGCTATAGTAGTTGCTCCCAAAATTGAAATTGATTATTTTAAAACAGATGCTGATTTTATAAAACTGTATTCAGATATCAGATTTGTTCAGCACAAATCTATGGTAAGCGGCGGAGGATGGAAGATTACTTTTGATGGAGCTAATAAAAAGTATACAATATACGATAATGATGGAAATATTGCTCAAGTTCCATCAGGAGATAACCCTGTAGAGCTTAAAAATAGTTTTTCCTCAAATAAAAACGAATTATTCTTCGATTATCTTGGAAGACCTGATTCTGACAATATTTCAACAAATGATAATATACTAACAGATAATACAACTATAAGGCTCGGCAACTCAAAAATTATTATAATCCCCTACTCTGGAGGAATTGTCATTGAATAA
- a CDS encoding four helix bundle protein produces the protein MNKPHKKLKVWQLAVDFCIIIYNITENFPKNELYGLSMQMRRAVVSIPSNIAEGAARYSTKESAQFYNIARGSISELDTQIEIAFRLNYISEIDKNKLINLLNEIDRLLYGLWKKSSLI, from the coding sequence ATGAACAAACCTCATAAAAAATTAAAAGTATGGCAGTTAGCTGTCGATTTTTGTATTATAATTTATAATATTACAGAAAATTTTCCTAAAAATGAGCTTTATGGACTATCTATGCAGATGAGAAGAGCTGTAGTTTCAATTCCTTCTAACATTGCTGAAGGTGCAGCAAGGTACTCTACAAAAGAATCAGCTCAATTTTACAATATAGCCAGAGGCTCAATTAGTGAACTTGATACCCAAATTGAAATAGCTTTTCGTCTAAATTATATTTCAGAAATTGATAAAAATAAGTTAATAAACTTACTTAATGAAATTGACAGGTTACTTTACGGACTATGGAAAAAATCATCATTAATTTAA